The Deltaproteobacteria bacterium genome contains a region encoding:
- a CDS encoding YraN family protein, with the protein MSERPPGRAPGQLRARGAAGEALAARHLERLGFRIVARNVHLRHAELDLIALDGTALVIVEVRLRSSDRFGSAAASVDRRKQARVARATAELLARGGLPRFSWVRFDVVAIDAGATPPVVTHFRDAFTADRR; encoded by the coding sequence ATGTCCGAACGACCTCCGGGGCGCGCTCCCGGGCAGCTGCGGGCGCGAGGCGCCGCTGGCGAGGCACTCGCGGCGCGACATCTCGAACGGCTCGGTTTTCGCATCGTCGCGCGAAACGTACACCTTCGGCACGCGGAGCTCGATCTGATCGCGCTCGACGGCACGGCGCTCGTGATCGTCGAGGTCCGTCTGCGCTCGAGCGACCGCTTCGGCTCGGCCGCGGCCTCGGTGGACCGGCGCAAGCAGGCCCGCGTCGCCCGTGCGACCGCCGAGCTGCTCGCACGCGGCGGTCTGCCGCGCTTCTCGTGGGTTCGCTTCGACGTGGTGGCGATCGACGCGGGCGCGACGCCGCCGGTCGTCACGCACTTTCGCGACGCCTTCACGGCGGACCGCCGCTAG
- a CDS encoding 50S ribosomal protein L19 has protein sequence MRQISEVGRLGLREHPEFRAGDTVRVHVRIKEGDKERIQVFEGVVLQRRRGGDSASFTVRKVSYGVGVERIFPLQSPAIAKIELKARGRVRRARLTYLRQLSGKAARIKERDTFASAGGEAAAASAKEETTPDA, from the coding sequence ATGAGACAGATCTCCGAAGTCGGCCGGCTCGGACTCCGAGAACACCCCGAGTTCCGCGCGGGTGACACGGTTCGCGTGCACGTGCGGATCAAGGAAGGCGACAAGGAACGCATCCAGGTCTTCGAGGGCGTGGTGCTGCAGCGCCGGCGTGGCGGCGACTCGGCCAGCTTCACCGTGCGCAAGGTCTCCTACGGCGTGGGCGTGGAGCGCATCTTCCCGCTTCAGTCGCCTGCGATCGCCAAGATCGAGCTGAAGGCGCGCGGACGCGTCCGGCGGGCGCGCCTCACGTATCTGCGCCAGCTCTCCGGCAAGGCCGCGAGGATCAAGGAGCGCGACACGTTCGCGTCCGCTGGCGGCGAGGCCGCGGCAGCGTCGGCGAAGGAAGAGACGACTCCGGACGCATGA
- the trmD gene encoding tRNA (guanosine(37)-N1)-methyltransferase TrmD — translation MSAGPRIDVVTIFPELVEHFLSGSLLGQARRDGLLDVGVTDLRSFSSDRHHSVDDAPFGGGDGMVLKCEPVVAAIEAIARPGARVIALCPRGRRFDQALARELAGERQLVLLCGRYAGFDERIFAATGAEPLSIGDYVLAGGELAALVVTEAVTRLVPGVLGNPISAEADSFSGDRLEYPLYTRPREFRGLGTPEVLLSGNHAEIERWRAREAERLTRERRPDLLESKGAKR, via the coding sequence ATGAGCGCTGGCCCCCGGATCGACGTCGTCACCATCTTCCCCGAGCTGGTGGAGCACTTCCTCTCGGGCTCGCTGCTCGGTCAGGCCCGCAGGGACGGGCTCTTGGACGTGGGGGTCACGGACCTGCGCTCGTTCTCGAGCGACCGGCACCACAGCGTCGACGATGCCCCGTTCGGGGGCGGCGACGGGATGGTGCTGAAGTGCGAGCCGGTCGTGGCGGCGATCGAGGCGATCGCGCGGCCCGGCGCCAGGGTGATCGCGCTCTGCCCGCGTGGCCGCCGCTTCGATCAGGCGCTCGCGCGGGAGCTCGCCGGCGAGCGGCAGCTGGTCCTGCTCTGCGGGCGCTACGCGGGGTTCGACGAGCGAATCTTCGCGGCCACGGGTGCGGAGCCGCTCTCGATCGGGGACTATGTCCTGGCCGGGGGGGAGCTTGCGGCATTGGTCGTGACCGAAGCGGTGACGCGTCTGGTGCCGGGCGTGCTCGGCAATCCGATCTCGGCCGAGGCGGACTCCTTCTCGGGGGATCGGCTCGAATATCCTCTGTACACCCGCCCGCGCGAGTTTCGCGGGCTCGGAACTCCCGAGGTCCTGCTCTCGGGCAATCACGCAGAGATCGAGCGCTGGCGCGCGCGAGAAGCCGAGCGGCTGACGCGCGAACGCCGGCCGGATCTCCTCGAATCCAAGGGAGCGAAGCGATGA
- the rimM gene encoding 16S rRNA processing protein RimM yields MAASGRVNEIEATPGVAGRDWVELGRVLRPHGLDGGLLVALHGDDPSNLLSAETIALRSRPGTIPFRVESAEPVGAPRGRLRLRLFLSGIDSCDRARVWNDAAVLVPPESIRELPAGEYYWRDLIGLVARAADGSELGVVAEILATAGADVLVIRREGRADLLLPVVSEWILRLEREDGELWLDPPRELIAEARS; encoded by the coding sequence GTGGCAGCGAGCGGACGAGTGAACGAGATCGAAGCGACGCCTGGCGTCGCCGGCCGGGACTGGGTCGAGCTGGGCCGGGTGCTCCGGCCGCACGGCTTGGACGGCGGCCTGCTCGTCGCGCTGCACGGGGACGACCCCTCGAATCTCCTCTCGGCTGAAACCATCGCGCTGCGCTCCCGCCCCGGGACGATCCCGTTCAGGGTCGAGAGCGCCGAGCCCGTCGGCGCCCCCCGTGGCCGGCTTCGACTTCGGCTCTTCCTCTCCGGGATCGACTCCTGCGACCGCGCGCGGGTCTGGAACGACGCGGCGGTGCTCGTGCCACCCGAGTCGATCCGCGAGCTGCCTGCGGGCGAGTACTACTGGCGCGACCTGATCGGGCTCGTGGCGCGCGCCGCCGACGGATCGGAGCTCGGCGTCGTGGCCGAGATCCTCGCGACCGCGGGCGCCGACGTGCTGGTGATTCGCCGGGAGGGCCGGGCCGACCTGCTCCTGCCGGTGGTCTCGGAGTGGATCCTGCGGCTCGAGCGCGAGGACGGCGAGCTCTGGCTCGATCCGCCGCGCGAGCTGATCGCCGAGGCGCGATCATGA
- a CDS encoding KH domain-containing protein, with protein MKELVTFIARTLAEEPEEVEVHAAEDHVIELRLAPDDVGRIIGRRGKTAKAIRTLLAVGGDGWDLDIAGHGEDDEDEDGDVDEDDRD; from the coding sequence ATGAAGGAGCTCGTCACGTTCATCGCGCGCACGCTGGCCGAGGAGCCCGAAGAGGTCGAGGTCCACGCCGCCGAGGATCACGTGATCGAGCTTCGGCTTGCCCCGGACGACGTCGGCCGGATCATCGGCCGGCGCGGCAAGACGGCCAAGGCCATCCGGACCCTGCTGGCCGTGGGCGGCGATGGCTGGGACCTCGACATCGCCGGGCACGGCGAGGACGATGAGGACGAGGACGGCGACGTCGACGAGGACGATCGGGATTGA
- the rpsP gene encoding 30S ribosomal protein S16 has protein sequence MVTVRLYRTGAKNTPSYRIVVMDSRKKRQGRVLEQLGTYDPRGGGAVELREASLAKWVERGATLSDTVASLVKRQKATQASATSAS, from the coding sequence ATGGTCACCGTTCGCCTCTATCGCACCGGCGCCAAGAACACGCCTTCCTATCGCATCGTCGTCATGGACTCGCGCAAGAAGCGCCAGGGACGCGTGCTCGAGCAGCTCGGCACGTACGACCCGCGCGGCGGGGGCGCGGTCGAGCTTCGCGAGGCGTCGCTCGCGAAGTGGGTCGAGCGGGGCGCGACCCTCTCCGACACCGTCGCGTCGCTGGTCAAGCGTCAGAAGGCCACGCAGGCCAGCGCGACGAGCGCGAGCTAG
- a CDS encoding DUF721 domain-containing protein has product MRRTRLASWPQKSHFKVVVLRSPIVGADGSTSDTMPTVPNAGDPRRPPRGRTSDDPKRRRGPAESIADLLPRMLEEVGLGATAIAVQVIRAWDEAVGPEFHPHCRPDGVRNGVIQARVRDSSWMQRLQLEKPRILARLRERLGETAPKDLRLRIGPVD; this is encoded by the coding sequence ATGCGGCGCACGCGCCTGGCCTCGTGGCCACAGAAATCGCACTTCAAGGTGGTCGTCTTGCGCTCGCCCATCGTCGGCGCGGACGGTAGCACGTCGGATACCATGCCGACCGTGCCGAATGCTGGCGATCCCCGTCGTCCCCCGCGAGGGCGCACCTCCGACGATCCGAAGCGCCGGCGGGGCCCGGCGGAGTCGATCGCCGACCTGCTGCCGCGAATGCTCGAAGAGGTCGGTCTGGGCGCGACCGCGATCGCCGTGCAGGTGATCCGCGCCTGGGACGAGGCGGTCGGGCCGGAATTCCACCCCCACTGCCGCCCGGACGGGGTGCGAAACGGCGTGATCCAGGCGCGCGTGCGCGATTCGTCCTGGATGCAGCGCCTGCAGCTGGAGAAGCCGCGAATCCTCGCGCGTCTGCGCGAGCGACTCGGCGAGACCGCGCCGAAAGACCTGCGGCTCCGGATCGGGCCGGTCGACTAG
- a CDS encoding threonylcarbamoyl-AMP synthase translates to MARLRARRAGAFRRRPLPARHRGRRCDVASALIVPLADAVLRLARSELVAYPTETVYGLGADAFSAEALARLRALKGRDAERGLSVLIADLAALERFAAPLAPEARLLAERFWPGPLTLVVPVADARFAGVRTPLGVGFRCSSQSSASALARASGRPIVSTSANRSGQEPCATAAEVEREFGPELAILGGEPASGLAPSTVVAIRGGGGLQLLREGSLSRSELEAVLAGPG, encoded by the coding sequence ATCGCGCGCCTACGAGCTCGCCGCGCGGGTGCATTTCGACGGCGCCCACTACCGGCGCGACATCGCGGCCGGCGCTGCGACGTCGCCTCGGCGTTGATCGTCCCGCTCGCGGACGCGGTCCTCCGGCTCGCGCGCTCCGAGCTCGTCGCGTACCCGACCGAGACCGTCTACGGCCTGGGCGCCGACGCGTTCTCGGCCGAAGCGCTGGCGCGGCTGCGCGCGCTGAAGGGCCGCGACGCCGAGCGCGGCCTCTCGGTGCTGATCGCCGACCTGGCCGCCCTGGAGCGCTTCGCCGCGCCGCTCGCGCCCGAAGCGCGGCTCCTGGCCGAACGCTTCTGGCCCGGGCCGCTCACGCTGGTCGTGCCGGTCGCCGACGCTCGCTTCGCCGGCGTTCGCACACCGCTCGGTGTCGGGTTCCGCTGCTCTTCGCAGTCGAGCGCGAGCGCGCTCGCGCGCGCATCCGGGCGCCCGATCGTCTCCACCAGCGCCAATCGCAGCGGCCAGGAGCCGTGCGCGACCGCCGCCGAGGTCGAGCGCGAGTTCGGACCCGAGCTCGCGATCCTCGGCGGCGAGCCCGCCTCGGGGCTCGCGCCGTCCACCGTCGTCGCGATCCGAGGCGGTGGCGGGCTCCAGCTGCTTCGGGAGGGCTCGCTCTCCAGATCCGAGCTCGAGGCGGTCCTCGCGGGCCCCGGCTAG
- the purD gene encoding phosphoribosylamine--glycine ligase, whose amino-acid sequence MRVLVLGSGGREHALAWAIARSPLVDAVLCAPGSDGIAEDAQGLAVDPLDPRALLEAVKREGVSLVVVGPEDLLAAGIADRLADAGVAVFGPSAEAARLESSKHFAKEFMARHGVPTAAFQGFRDADAAEAHVRARGGACVVKADGLAAGKGVFVCAGPDEALRAIGEVMRERRFGASGAEIVIEERLEGQEASFYAICDGERFTVFSHAQDHKRALDGDRGENTGGMGAYSPARPIDAALEREIVETIVRPTVAGMRAEGRPFRGALFVGLMIDEGRPRVIEFNARFGDPETQALLFRLESDLVPLLVGAAEGRLPDDPAPVRFGDPAVCVVLASEGYPRGYPTGREISGLDALAGLPDAKVFHSGTRRVAGRWQTAGGRVLGVTARGATLEAARSRAYELAARVHFDGAHYRRDIAAGAATSPRR is encoded by the coding sequence ATGCGCGTGCTCGTCCTTGGCTCCGGAGGCCGCGAGCACGCGCTCGCCTGGGCGATCGCGCGCAGCCCGCTCGTCGACGCGGTGCTCTGCGCCCCGGGCAGCGACGGGATCGCAGAGGACGCGCAGGGGCTCGCGGTCGATCCGCTCGATCCGCGCGCGCTGCTCGAGGCGGTGAAGCGCGAGGGCGTCTCGCTCGTCGTGGTCGGACCCGAGGACCTGCTCGCGGCGGGCATTGCCGATCGTCTGGCAGACGCCGGCGTCGCGGTCTTCGGCCCGAGCGCCGAGGCCGCGCGGCTCGAGTCGAGCAAGCACTTCGCCAAGGAGTTCATGGCGCGGCACGGAGTTCCGACCGCCGCATTCCAGGGCTTTCGCGACGCCGACGCGGCCGAGGCGCACGTGCGCGCTCGCGGCGGCGCCTGCGTGGTGAAGGCGGACGGTCTGGCGGCGGGGAAGGGCGTGTTCGTCTGCGCCGGACCCGACGAGGCGCTGCGGGCGATCGGCGAGGTCATGCGCGAGCGGCGCTTCGGCGCCTCGGGCGCCGAGATCGTGATCGAGGAGCGGCTCGAGGGCCAGGAGGCGAGCTTCTACGCGATCTGCGACGGTGAGCGCTTCACGGTGTTCTCGCACGCGCAGGACCACAAGCGCGCGCTCGACGGGGACCGCGGCGAGAACACCGGCGGAATGGGCGCGTACTCGCCGGCCCGCCCGATCGACGCGGCGCTCGAGCGGGAGATCGTCGAGACGATCGTGCGGCCCACCGTCGCCGGAATGCGCGCCGAGGGGCGGCCGTTTCGCGGCGCGCTCTTCGTCGGCCTGATGATCGACGAGGGACGGCCGCGCGTGATCGAGTTCAACGCGCGCTTCGGCGATCCGGAGACGCAGGCGCTGCTGTTCCGGCTCGAGAGCGATCTGGTGCCGCTCCTCGTGGGAGCGGCCGAGGGGCGCCTGCCCGACGATCCCGCGCCGGTGCGCTTCGGCGACCCCGCGGTCTGCGTGGTGCTGGCGAGCGAGGGCTATCCGCGCGGCTACCCGACCGGACGCGAAATCAGCGGGCTCGACGCGCTCGCCGGGCTTCCCGACGCAAAGGTGTTTCACTCCGGGACCCGGCGCGTCGCCGGCCGCTGGCAGACCGCGGGCGGCCGGGTGCTCGGCGTGACGGCGCGCGGCGCGACGCTCGAAGCCGCGAGATCGCGCGCCTACGAGCTCGCCGCGCGGGTGCATTTCGACGGCGCCCACTACCGGCGCGACATCGCGGCCGGCGCTGCGACGTCGCCTCGGCGTTGA
- the alr gene encoding alanine racemase, translated as MKRVSGGAKTRAWAEIDLGALVRNSRAIRARAGGRRLIAVVKADAYGHGAVPVARALSADGCDAFAVISLDEALELRDAGIREPILILGELLAPDEAHEALVRELSPVVGRLETLDWLDRAAARVGRAAGFHLKLDTGMGRLGLAPEDLPAFLERLRASRALRLDGVMSHLAEADDLDAPTTERQRALFSQLVRRLREAGFAPDWVHLDNSAGIARGSAPGTDAVRPGIWLWGAEPLLAGEHRLEPVMSLFARVCHAKTVRAGTRIGYGGDFVARETTRILTLAIGYADGLPRAVGGKIDVGFRGRRVPLVGRVSCDLAAAAVPGSEPIDPGDEVLIFGRRGELAIPVEEVATAAGTISYEILARIGKRVPRIAT; from the coding sequence TTGAAGCGCGTGAGTGGGGGAGCGAAGACGCGTGCCTGGGCCGAGATCGACCTCGGTGCGCTCGTGCGCAACTCGCGCGCGATCCGCGCGCGCGCCGGCGGTCGCCGCTTGATCGCGGTCGTGAAGGCGGACGCCTACGGGCACGGCGCCGTGCCCGTAGCCCGCGCGCTCTCCGCCGACGGCTGCGACGCGTTCGCGGTGATCTCGCTCGACGAGGCGCTCGAGCTCCGCGACGCCGGAATTCGCGAGCCGATCCTGATTCTCGGCGAGCTGCTCGCGCCCGACGAGGCGCACGAAGCGCTCGTTCGAGAGCTCTCGCCGGTCGTGGGCCGGCTCGAGACGCTCGACTGGCTCGATCGCGCCGCGGCGCGGGTCGGGCGGGCCGCGGGCTTCCACCTGAAGCTCGACACCGGAATGGGGAGGCTCGGACTCGCGCCCGAGGATCTGCCGGCGTTCCTCGAGCGGCTTCGCGCCTCGCGGGCGCTGCGCCTCGACGGAGTGATGAGTCATCTGGCCGAAGCGGACGATCTGGACGCCCCGACCACCGAGCGCCAGCGCGCGCTGTTCTCGCAGCTCGTCCGTCGCTTGCGCGAGGCGGGCTTCGCGCCGGACTGGGTCCACCTCGACAACTCCGCCGGCATCGCGCGCGGGTCCGCGCCCGGCACCGACGCGGTTCGCCCGGGAATCTGGCTCTGGGGCGCCGAGCCGCTGCTCGCGGGCGAGCATCGGCTGGAGCCGGTGATGAGCCTCTTCGCGCGCGTCTGCCACGCGAAGACGGTCCGGGCCGGCACGCGAATCGGCTACGGCGGGGATTTCGTCGCGCGCGAGACCACGCGGATCCTGACGCTCGCGATCGGCTACGCCGACGGTCTGCCGCGCGCGGTCGGCGGGAAGATCGACGTGGGCTTTCGCGGCCGTCGCGTGCCCCTGGTCGGGCGCGTCTCGTGCGATCTCGCGGCCGCCGCCGTGCCCGGAAGCGAGCCGATCGACCCGGGCGACGAGGTGCTGATCTTCGGCAGGCGCGGCGAGCTCGCGATTCCGGTCGAAGAGGTGGCGACGGCGGCCGGCACGATCTCGTACGAGATTCTGGCGCGGATCGGAAAACGGGTGCCGCGCATCGCGACTTGA
- the thiS gene encoding sulfur carrier protein ThiS, with translation MKYVLNGESLETPEPLRVLDLLDRFDLRKQRVAVAVNAEVVPKSRFAEVWIRDGDKVEVIHAVGGGA, from the coding sequence GTGAAGTACGTGCTGAACGGCGAATCACTGGAGACGCCGGAGCCCCTCCGCGTACTCGACCTGCTCGATCGCTTCGATCTCCGGAAGCAGCGGGTCGCGGTCGCCGTGAACGCCGAGGTGGTCCCGAAGTCGCGCTTCGCGGAGGTCTGGATCCGCGACGGCGACAAGGTCGAGGTGATCCACGCCGTCGGAGGTGGAGCTTGA
- a CDS encoding thiazole synthase, translated as MSPSFRLGDLELRSRLIIGTGKYKSFEENRRALDASGAEMITVAVRRVDLASRGAGSLLEWIPPDQFHILPNTAGCTTAKEAVTTAQLARELLDTKLVKLEVIGDPRTLFPDTAATLEAARILVADGFTVLPYISDDPVACMRLEEMGCAAVMPLGAPIGSGLGLRNPTNLRIILESVSCPVIVDAGVGTASDAAIAMELGCTAVLMNTGIASAKDPIKMAHAMKLAVLAGRAAYEAGRMPRRLHAQASSPETGLIDLS; from the coding sequence TTGAGCCCGTCGTTTCGACTCGGTGACCTGGAGCTGCGCTCGCGGCTGATCATCGGAACCGGCAAGTACAAGTCGTTCGAGGAGAACCGCCGCGCGCTCGACGCGAGCGGCGCCGAGATGATCACGGTGGCGGTGCGGCGCGTCGATCTCGCTTCGCGCGGAGCCGGCTCGCTGCTCGAATGGATTCCGCCCGACCAGTTCCACATCCTGCCCAACACCGCAGGGTGTACGACCGCGAAGGAGGCCGTGACGACCGCGCAGCTCGCGCGCGAGCTGCTCGACACGAAGCTCGTGAAGCTCGAGGTGATCGGTGATCCGCGCACGCTCTTCCCCGACACGGCCGCGACGCTCGAGGCGGCGCGGATCCTGGTCGCCGACGGATTCACGGTCCTGCCCTACATCAGCGACGATCCGGTCGCCTGCATGCGCCTGGAAGAGATGGGCTGCGCGGCGGTCATGCCGCTGGGCGCGCCGATCGGCTCGGGACTCGGGCTTCGCAATCCGACGAACCTGCGCATCATCCTGGAGAGCGTGTCCTGCCCGGTGATCGTCGATGCCGGCGTGGGCACGGCCTCCGACGCCGCGATCGCGATGGAGCTCGGCTGCACCGCAGTGCTGATGAACACGGGCATCGCGAGCGCGAAGGATCCGATCAAGATGGCGCACGCGATGAAGCTCGCGGTCCTTGCCGGGCGCGCGGCCTACGAGGCCGGCCGGATGCCGCGACGGCTCCACGCGCAGGCTTCGAGCCCCGAGACAGGGCTGATCGACCTGTCGTGA
- a CDS encoding thiamine phosphate synthase gives MIPRLCFMSDGPRGTAGRPLLDVIEALARGGVGLVVLRERDWSGAQWTEALQRLEPARRRGLRVVASRRLDVARALGLDGVHLGREAVPVREARAFLGPEALIGYSAHEGDEARRVAAEGASYVMLSPIYPTTSKPGAVARGCAWLSKACEALPVPAFALGGVTPARVRETLAAGASGAAAVEALGAAPDPEAAAREFRRALDAGVPR, from the coding sequence GTGATCCCGCGCCTCTGCTTCATGAGCGACGGGCCGCGCGGCACGGCGGGCCGGCCGCTGCTCGACGTGATCGAGGCGCTCGCCCGCGGCGGCGTGGGGCTCGTCGTGCTGCGCGAGCGCGACTGGTCGGGCGCGCAGTGGACCGAGGCTTTGCAACGACTCGAACCCGCCCGGCGGCGCGGCCTGCGCGTGGTGGCGAGCCGTCGTCTCGACGTGGCGAGAGCCCTCGGCCTCGACGGCGTTCACCTGGGACGCGAGGCCGTCCCGGTGCGCGAGGCGCGAGCATTCCTGGGTCCGGAAGCGCTGATCGGCTATTCGGCGCACGAAGGCGACGAGGCGCGGCGCGTCGCCGCGGAGGGCGCGAGCTACGTGATGCTGTCTCCGATCTACCCGACGACGTCGAAGCCCGGCGCGGTCGCGCGCGGATGCGCGTGGCTTTCGAAGGCCTGCGAGGCCCTGCCCGTTCCCGCGTTCGCGCTCGGCGGAGTCACTCCGGCGCGGGTCCGCGAGACACTCGCCGCGGGCGCATCCGGGGCCGCTGCGGTCGAGGCGCTCGGCGCCGCGCCCGATCCAGAGGCCGCGGCCCGGGAGTTCCGCCGCGCGCTCGACGCCGGGGTGCCGCGATGA
- a CDS encoding PDZ domain-containing protein, with protein sequence MKRRALLALLAFAICGCAALPRAFARDALDELQARIIEVNRNVSPAVVHIESAVRVNNRRDLIEGSGFLIDPAGVLLTNWHVVDRAEKVSVIVTGRDGRYDAEIVGTDKQTDVAVLRLVPRAGEPPFAHAKLGDSDKLSVGEWVIAIGNPYGLEGSVSLGIVSAKGRDLRTEQLLNDFIQTDAMIDHGSSGGPLINLRGEVVGINSRGQGRGIGFTIPINTAKRVSGDLLDAGRIARGYLGVTIQPLPRELARYWGEPDVHGVVVGSVARGSPAEAAGIEVGDVLTSFDGEALRAEKDEDLGQFQRLVALKSVGKEVSIEVARGGERRKLRATLAAQPKYVPDEAESAHGFTVEEITEASFRLQRLPRREGVLVSFVEPGSEAAEAGMQRGDLIVEIEKSPIATLDDFRRALGAKKDHPFLLRALRGDDTRFVLVNPRAKAESQPAATSSSVSE encoded by the coding sequence ATGAAGCGCCGCGCCCTGCTCGCGCTGCTGGCCTTCGCGATCTGCGGCTGCGCCGCGCTCCCGCGCGCGTTCGCGCGCGACGCTCTCGACGAGCTGCAGGCGCGAATCATCGAGGTGAACCGCAACGTCTCTCCGGCGGTCGTGCACATCGAGTCCGCGGTGCGCGTGAACAACCGCCGCGACCTGATCGAGGGATCCGGATTCCTGATCGACCCGGCGGGCGTGCTGCTCACGAACTGGCACGTGGTCGACCGCGCCGAGAAGGTGAGCGTGATCGTGACCGGACGCGACGGGCGCTACGACGCCGAGATCGTCGGCACCGACAAGCAGACCGACGTGGCCGTGCTCCGGCTCGTCCCGCGCGCCGGCGAACCGCCGTTTGCGCACGCGAAGCTCGGCGACTCGGACAAGCTCTCGGTCGGCGAGTGGGTGATCGCGATCGGAAACCCGTACGGCCTCGAGGGCTCCGTCTCGCTCGGGATCGTCTCCGCGAAGGGCCGCGACCTGCGCACCGAGCAGCTCCTGAACGACTTCATCCAGACCGACGCGATGATCGATCACGGCTCCTCGGGCGGGCCGCTGATCAACCTGCGCGGCGAGGTGGTCGGCATCAACTCGCGCGGCCAGGGCCGCGGGATCGGCTTCACGATTCCGATCAACACCGCAAAGCGCGTCTCCGGCGACCTGCTCGACGCCGGGCGGATCGCGCGCGGCTACCTCGGCGTGACGATCCAGCCGCTGCCACGCGAGCTCGCGCGCTACTGGGGCGAGCCGGACGTGCACGGCGTGGTGGTCGGATCCGTCGCGCGCGGCTCGCCGGCCGAGGCCGCGGGGATCGAGGTCGGCGACGTGCTGACGAGCTTCGACGGAGAGGCGCTCCGCGCGGAGAAGGACGAGGACCTCGGCCAGTTCCAGCGGCTGGTGGCGCTGAAGAGCGTCGGCAAAGAGGTCTCGATCGAGGTCGCGCGCGGCGGCGAGCGCCGCAAGCTTCGCGCCACGCTCGCCGCTCAGCCGAAGTACGTGCCCGACGAGGCGGAGAGCGCGCACGGCTTCACCGTAGAGGAGATCACCGAGGCGAGCTTCCGCCTGCAGCGCCTGCCCCGACGCGAGGGCGTTCTGGTCTCGTTCGTCGAGCCCGGCTCCGAGGCGGCCGAAGCCGGCATGCAGCGGGGCGATCTGATCGTCGAGATCGAGAAGTCCCCGATCGCGACGCTCGACGATTTCCGACGGGCGCTCGGCGCGAAGAAGGACCACCCCTTCCTGCTTCGCGCCCTGCGCGGCGACGACACGCGCTTCGTGCTCGTGAACCCGCGCGCGAAAGCGGAGTCACAACCGGCCGCGACCTCGTCCAGCGTGAGCGAGTGA
- a CDS encoding alpha/beta hydrolase codes for MTGSRQTPRRMLGLASAAWLALSTSACALTPGISDKPEQRGRKNYAMTVEALRAEPIRFELDVPYDGGANARHRLDLYRPANPASAALPVVVFFHGGGWSIGDKSDGAGRLLPLVRSGEYAGVSVEYRFSDEARWPAQIHDCKAAIRWIRANATAYGLDPERIGVWGSSAGGHLALMTGLTGDVAALEGWVGPDPGVSSRVTAVVNFFGPADLNATRGPSDEDMPPARLIGGTVRENPGLATSASPIHYITPDDPPVLSIHGSDDGTVAVDHSVALDRALRAAGVPSYLVIATGARHGGFGPSGDARVRAFFDRFLRDEDVEISTAPIVDWPP; via the coding sequence GTGACCGGATCCCGGCAGACACCGCGGCGGATGCTCGGCCTCGCGAGCGCGGCATGGCTCGCGCTCTCGACGAGCGCGTGCGCCCTGACTCCCGGGATCAGCGACAAGCCCGAGCAGCGAGGCAGAAAGAACTACGCGATGACGGTCGAGGCCCTGCGCGCCGAGCCGATCCGCTTCGAGCTCGACGTCCCCTACGATGGCGGCGCGAATGCCCGGCATCGCCTCGACCTGTACCGGCCCGCGAACCCCGCGAGCGCCGCTCTGCCGGTGGTCGTCTTCTTTCACGGCGGCGGCTGGTCCATCGGGGACAAGTCCGACGGCGCCGGCCGGCTCCTGCCGTTGGTCCGCTCCGGCGAGTACGCGGGAGTGTCGGTCGAGTACCGATTCAGCGACGAGGCGCGCTGGCCGGCGCAGATCCACGACTGCAAGGCGGCGATCCGCTGGATCCGCGCGAACGCCACCGCGTACGGGCTCGATCCGGAGCGGATCGGCGTCTGGGGCTCGAGCGCCGGCGGCCACCTGGCGCTGATGACCGGCCTGACCGGTGACGTCGCGGCGCTCGAGGGTTGGGTCGGCCCCGATCCAGGCGTGAGCAGCCGGGTGACCGCCGTCGTGAACTTCTTCGGCCCGGCGGACCTGAACGCGACCCGGGGGCCGTCCGACGAGGACATGCCGCCGGCGAGGCTGATCGGCGGGACCGTGCGCGAGAACCCGGGGCTGGCGACCTCCGCTTCGCCGATCCACTACATCACGCCGGATGATCCTCCGGTGCTCTCGATCCACGGGTCCGATGACGGGACCGTCGCGGTCGACCACTCGGTCGCGCTCGACCGCGCGCTGCGGGCCGCCGGCGTTCCCAGCTACCTGGTGATCGCGACGGGCGCGCGCCACGGGGGCTTTGGCCCCTCCGGGGACGCCCGGGTTCGGGCGTTCTTCGACCGGTTTCTTCGCGACGAGGACGTCGAGATCTCGACCGCGCCGATCGTCGACTGGCCGCCCTGA